In Banduia mediterranea, the following proteins share a genomic window:
- a CDS encoding c-type cytochrome translates to MTEHFGGKHMLGLRFTQQGRRAAAIAAFGLLGAIGEAQAADLDQKMQVCGACHATGAGGAPKYGREAEWAPRLEKGMPALLESVRNGVPGTLMPGGLCGDCSDAEIEALVQRMSQTQN, encoded by the coding sequence ATGACTGAGCACTTCGGGGGCAAGCACATGTTGGGGCTACGTTTCACACAGCAAGGCCGGCGAGCCGCGGCGATTGCCGCATTCGGCCTGCTCGGTGCCATCGGGGAGGCACAGGCCGCCGACCTCGACCAGAAAATGCAGGTCTGCGGAGCCTGCCACGCGACCGGAGCCGGAGGCGCTCCCAAGTACGGTCGCGAGGCCGAGTGGGCGCCCCGCCTTGAAAAGGGGATGCCGGCGCTGCTGGAAAGCGTCCGCAACGGAGTGCCGGGCACCTTGATGCCCGGCGGGCTTTGCGGCGACTGCAGCGACGCAGAAATCGAAGCGCTGGTTCAGCGCATGAGTCAGACCCAGAACTGA
- a CDS encoding TonB-dependent receptor, producing MIMLVLGLLSTMSAGALAQDEDDNASLGTTTVVGQGVTRSTSSLLFDDIEQEVPGRSPQSYLNALPGVNVQMSDPFGTYEFGTSIRIRGFSSEQIGVTLDGVPLETSDVREGSPPNRYVESENLGEISLAQGSGDVSMPSYHALGGSIRYFSDDPAGIWAVQTSSTAGSNELIRNFIRLDTPQLWSGGPTAYIAASRRRSVQPDLHKANMERDHVEAKFKQVLGIGHTLTLAYRYNKRDDHDMPQYLLDGTNIFPLHETATGDPEEDALNIEGWTNGRTDQLVSLNAEFLLTPMLRLTLVPYYEDKEGYGVGSVPPSAALGLYNDATNPDLGGDPGRDDVSLPDEDIVAKRLESMGGHRAGLTAALRWSTAINDVEVGGWYEDYDFYQRRPLYHIVPGTGNFDYSQPQIINYYDRTFNTKVTQYYLKDTLRLFDGKLTLAAGTKGLKVERKFAGIANTDAFNRGQYSEFDVSDKDWFQPQLGATLALTPQEELFVNYAENFSATPRNALVAVTTNENLEPETSRNVDLGLRSSRGKFSGTASLYYIDYDDRILQLTVNDPFRVGEDIYQNVGSIKTYGAEFGLIWTASSRLRLGSTLTLNSSKFQDNYFAFEDADGDPSTPETQTREVDVEDEQIPDTPEVMLSLDASYDLPHGFFVNADAKYTGERSASTTGAETVDGYTVLNAAFGYQAAASGLLEGLKLTVNVYNLLDEEYWGVISPDENVGYFNYGNERTVYLTAEAQF from the coding sequence ATGATCATGTTGGTGCTGGGTTTGCTGTCGACGATGTCCGCTGGGGCGCTGGCGCAGGACGAGGACGACAATGCCTCGCTTGGCACCACGACGGTGGTGGGTCAGGGCGTGACACGCTCCACCAGTTCCCTGCTGTTCGACGATATCGAACAGGAAGTTCCGGGGCGGTCGCCGCAATCCTATCTCAACGCTCTGCCGGGCGTGAACGTACAGATGTCGGACCCTTTCGGTACCTACGAGTTCGGTACGTCGATCCGCATCCGTGGCTTTTCGTCCGAGCAGATCGGGGTCACGCTCGACGGTGTTCCATTGGAGACCTCGGATGTGCGCGAAGGCAGTCCGCCGAACCGCTACGTCGAATCCGAAAACCTCGGTGAAATCTCGCTGGCCCAGGGTTCCGGCGACGTATCGATGCCCTCGTATCATGCACTGGGTGGCTCCATCCGCTATTTCTCGGATGACCCGGCGGGCATCTGGGCGGTGCAGACCTCGAGTACCGCAGGCAGCAACGAGCTGATCCGCAACTTCATTCGCCTGGATACGCCGCAGCTGTGGTCCGGCGGTCCAACCGCCTACATTGCCGCCTCGCGTCGCCGCTCGGTGCAACCCGATCTGCACAAGGCCAATATGGAGCGCGATCATGTCGAGGCCAAGTTCAAGCAGGTGCTGGGCATCGGGCACACGCTGACACTGGCCTATCGTTACAACAAGCGTGACGACCACGACATGCCGCAGTATCTGTTGGACGGCACCAATATTTTCCCCTTGCACGAAACCGCCACCGGCGATCCAGAGGAAGACGCGCTCAATATCGAAGGCTGGACCAATGGCCGCACCGACCAGCTGGTGAGCCTCAACGCCGAGTTCCTGCTCACGCCGATGCTGCGCCTGACGCTGGTTCCGTACTACGAGGACAAGGAAGGCTACGGGGTCGGCAGCGTACCGCCGTCGGCGGCGCTGGGCTTGTACAACGACGCCACCAATCCCGATCTCGGTGGCGACCCGGGCCGCGACGACGTATCGCTGCCGGACGAGGACATCGTCGCCAAGCGGCTGGAAAGCATGGGCGGGCACCGCGCCGGTCTGACGGCGGCCCTGCGATGGAGTACCGCGATCAACGACGTCGAAGTCGGCGGTTGGTACGAAGATTACGACTTCTACCAAAGGCGGCCGCTTTACCACATCGTTCCCGGCACCGGCAATTTCGACTACAGCCAGCCGCAGATCATCAACTACTACGACCGTACGTTTAACACCAAGGTCACGCAGTACTACCTGAAGGACACGCTGCGTCTGTTCGATGGCAAGCTCACGCTCGCGGCTGGCACCAAGGGCCTCAAAGTGGAGCGGAAGTTCGCAGGCATTGCCAATACCGATGCCTTCAATCGTGGCCAGTACAGCGAATTCGACGTCAGTGACAAGGACTGGTTCCAGCCGCAGCTCGGCGCGACGCTGGCGCTGACGCCTCAGGAGGAGCTGTTCGTCAACTACGCTGAAAACTTCAGCGCCACGCCGCGCAACGCCCTGGTGGCGGTCACCACCAACGAGAACCTCGAACCTGAAACCTCGCGCAATGTAGACCTGGGTTTGCGCAGCTCGCGCGGCAAGTTCAGCGGCACGGCGTCCTTGTACTACATCGACTACGACGACCGCATCCTGCAACTCACGGTCAATGATCCGTTTCGTGTGGGCGAAGACATCTATCAGAACGTCGGCAGCATCAAAACCTACGGTGCCGAATTCGGACTGATCTGGACCGCCAGCAGCCGCTTGCGCCTAGGTTCCACCCTGACCTTGAACAGCTCCAAGTTCCAGGACAACTACTTCGCCTTTGAAGACGCAGACGGCGATCCGTCGACGCCGGAGACCCAGACCCGCGAGGTCGATGTCGAGGACGAACAGATCCCGGACACGCCCGAAGTCATGTTGTCGCTCGACGCCTCATACGATCTGCCGCATGGCTTTTTCGTCAACGCGGACGCCAAGTACACCGGCGAGCGTTCGGCCTCGACCACGGGGGCTGAGACCGTGGACGGATATACCGTGCTCAATGCCGCGTTCGGTTATCAGGCTGCCGCCTCGGGTCTGCTCGAAGGGCTCAAGCTGACCGTCAATGTCTACAACCTGCTCGACGAGGAATACTGGGGCGTGATCTCCCCGGACGAGAACGTGGGCTATTTCAATTATGGAAACGAGCGCACCGTGTATCTCACGGCGGAGGCCCAATTTTGA
- a CDS encoding sigma 54-interacting transcriptional regulator: MFGLSSKRDTDVEGAAPPPALITFCASALGREPGSMEALHAAVGEDQRCDVLFDDQLAQVPLRSNYVLSLFIEPSRLDALADRVIAARQGGAATVLIIAIRGDQLSALGAWLHRRASEDRLEGVRLILAANPDAVAQQLPARMQPVPESNVIRMPVTSEVETPEFKNFFVFSQELQALVARIRGYAQNGISRTYLLGGPGSGKTTLAYYYFLVRKRGKFVSVNLAAENTGDKAAVKSLLCGHVSGAFPGAGARTGAFTHARDGVCFIDESHGMSGAVMETLMEALDNGQYLPFGASSKQPLECALLFATNRSWTHLQNSVNLDEFTRLGAATLSVPELNRREEDMIAVTATTLAKLGSKCTSWKAPVGLSDEAWTLIRECRWHGNIRGLVRTLEAAFVETASTGAGALIPDTAIAQGIALWEPKTHHSHQIYAAA, from the coding sequence ATGTTTGGTCTCAGCTCGAAAAGGGACACGGATGTCGAAGGCGCTGCGCCGCCGCCCGCGCTGATCACGTTCTGCGCCAGTGCGCTGGGCCGCGAACCGGGGTCTATGGAGGCATTGCACGCCGCAGTCGGGGAAGATCAGCGCTGCGATGTGCTGTTCGATGATCAACTGGCTCAGGTGCCGCTGCGCTCCAACTATGTGCTGAGCCTGTTCATCGAGCCGTCGCGGCTCGATGCACTGGCGGACCGCGTCATCGCGGCGCGTCAGGGTGGCGCAGCGACCGTGCTGATCATCGCCATCCGGGGCGACCAGCTTTCGGCGCTCGGGGCCTGGCTGCATCGCCGCGCCAGTGAAGACCGGCTGGAGGGTGTGCGCTTGATTCTCGCCGCCAATCCGGATGCCGTGGCGCAACAGCTGCCGGCGCGCATGCAGCCGGTGCCGGAATCCAATGTCATTCGCATGCCGGTCACCTCCGAGGTCGAAACCCCGGAATTCAAGAATTTCTTCGTGTTCAGCCAGGAACTGCAGGCGCTGGTGGCCCGCATCCGTGGCTACGCGCAGAACGGGATCAGCCGCACCTATCTGCTCGGCGGTCCCGGCAGCGGCAAGACCACATTGGCCTACTACTACTTCCTGGTGCGCAAGCGCGGCAAGTTCGTGTCCGTGAACCTGGCCGCCGAAAACACCGGAGACAAGGCCGCCGTGAAATCGCTGCTGTGCGGCCATGTTTCGGGTGCATTTCCGGGCGCTGGTGCGCGGACGGGCGCCTTCACCCATGCGCGCGATGGCGTCTGTTTCATCGACGAAAGCCACGGTATGTCCGGCGCCGTCATGGAAACCCTGATGGAGGCGCTGGACAACGGACAATATCTGCCGTTCGGAGCCTCATCCAAGCAGCCTCTGGAATGTGCGTTGCTGTTCGCCACCAACCGGAGCTGGACGCATCTGCAGAACAGCGTGAACCTCGACGAATTCACCCGTCTCGGCGCGGCGACGCTGTCGGTGCCGGAGCTGAACCGGCGCGAGGAGGATATGATCGCCGTCACCGCGACCACGCTGGCCAAGCTCGGTAGCAAGTGCACTTCGTGGAAGGCGCCAGTCGGTCTCAGCGATGAGGCCTGGACGCTGATCCGAGAGTGCCGCTGGCACGGCAATATTCGTGGCCTGGTGCGCACGCTGGAGGCGGCTTTCGTCGAAACCGCGTCCACTGGGGCGGGCGCCCTCATTCCGGACACGGCCATCGCCCAGGGCATCGCCCTGTGGGAGCCGAAGACGCATCACAGCCACCAGATCTACGCAGCCGCCTGA
- a CDS encoding neutral/alkaline non-lysosomal ceramidase C-terminal domain-containing protein: MKNSGYIDREMDGQWRVVATDDDWWTRFTYVRNGVGDEAVVEWQVPRGTEPGTYRIRYQGVSGDGPYSGTSDAFVLKDCP, from the coding sequence ATGAAAAATTCTGGCTACATCGATCGCGAGATGGATGGCCAATGGCGCGTCGTTGCCACCGACGATGACTGGTGGACGCGCTTCACCTACGTCCGTAACGGCGTCGGTGACGAGGCCGTGGTCGAATGGCAGGTCCCGCGCGGCACCGAACCGGGTACCTACCGGATCCGCTACCAGGGCGTCAGTGGCGATGGGCCTTACAGCGGGACCAGCGACGCTTTCGTGCTCAAGGATTGCCCATGA
- a CDS encoding RNA-binding S4 domain-containing protein, with amino-acid sequence MSQGSVEPVRLDKWLWAARFFRTRSLAKQAVENGKVLYNGERPKVSRVVQIGASLRVAQGDDRVEIRVLGLSDRRGGAPEARLLYEETAQSVEQRAVAAAQRRANVPVSTERPSKKERRLISRFKRGS; translated from the coding sequence GTGAGCCAAGGCAGTGTCGAACCGGTCCGTCTCGACAAATGGCTGTGGGCCGCTCGCTTCTTTCGCACGCGCAGCCTCGCCAAGCAAGCCGTCGAGAACGGCAAGGTGCTCTATAACGGCGAGCGTCCCAAGGTCAGCCGCGTGGTGCAGATCGGTGCCAGCTTGCGGGTCGCCCAGGGTGACGATCGTGTCGAGATCCGCGTGCTGGGCCTTTCCGATCGTCGCGGCGGTGCACCGGAGGCGAGGCTGCTGTACGAGGAGACGGCGCAAAGCGTGGAGCAGCGCGCCGTTGCAGCGGCACAGCGGCGCGCCAATGTGCCGGTGTCCACGGAGCGTCCAAGCAAGAAGGAGCGGCGGCTGATCAGCCGCTTCAAGCGGGGCAGCTGA